Below is a window of Amphiprion ocellaris isolate individual 3 ecotype Okinawa chromosome 15, ASM2253959v1, whole genome shotgun sequence DNA.
CTCATACACTCCATGTACGAGGTCATAGAGGCATCAGTGAAGCAGCCTCATGGTGGCACCAGATCTCTGAAGATCAAGCTGGTTGTTACTCCCTCAGCTTGCTCAAGTAagcagaaattacatttttcctgTTGATCTAGGTGCTGCAGACGTAATTTACTGGACATAGCAACAGATTTCTGTCAATGATGTGATGACGACGTCCTGCtctcactgaaaacagctgcagagaagGAGCAGAGTGAACCTGAGGAGGAAAGAGGTCCAGTTAGAAGGATCTACTGCGCGGATGAAAACGTAGAGCGCAGAAAACATTACATGGATCTGGCTGGCATTGAAAACTTTACCTCCAAGTTCAACAACACAGGTACAGAAACGCCTCCATTACTGTTATTGCTGTGTATATCAATCTATAAATGCTTCACTCCCCGAGTTGGTGTATGTTTTTGCACTGGAAATacagttaaagttgttttttttctagatttgcCCTCTGAGGAGACCAGTCAGGCCCTTCAGCATCACCTAGTGGCGTTCAGGGACAACTGCATGTCCCCCCAGTCTCCCCGAGGCCTCTCTATTGTTCACTCCTTGAAAAACAAAGCCATGCAAGCAGGGAGAGACAAGACCAGAGCAGAGGGAAGGCCCTGCAGGCTTCATGGCCAACACTCTCCTTCAGAGTGTCCTCCTGCTCAGACTCACCCTCCAGCCTCCCACAGTGTCCTGCAGCGTTCCCACAGCAGGAGGCTTCACTCCAGGGTAGCAGGAGCTGCCTCACCCCTCAGACACTCAGGCTTCGCTCAGCCAGGACGAAACAGGGACATATTTTCCAACCTTCAGCCTTCCTGTGGGGTCCCTGTGACCCAGAGGCACGAGCACCATCACCACCAcgagcatcatcatcatcaccaccactacCACCCCTCATAACTGCATATTACACACATACGAGACAGGTAAGAGGAGCTCAGCTGAACTGATATATATTCAATACCACCCAGCTGGTCCTTAAATCACCTCATTTATATTATACTCAGTGTGTGGTAGAGTAAAGAGAAGGCAGTTTTATCTAATGCAAACAAAATCCTGTAAgatctcacaaaaaaaaaaagatctcacACTTAAATCCTTCAAGATCACCTCATTTGTTGTCTGAATGCCCCTTCAGGCTTCTTTCTTCTCAGGTTTACTACCAATTAGCATTATTTAATAGTACAATTTCCTGTAATTATACTGGATATTGCTCATATTGTGACTAAGACTATGGATTTTAATCACCACTTCATATtaagaaaatgtgacttttctgGTAAAGGACACTAAAACATCCTTTAAAGGTGTTTTGTATCCTCACATGGtgccatttttttatttctgggCAAATATGTGAATCATGgcacaaatatttaattatataaacatatattttatatttcatattaaaaccaGGGCagctttactatttttttcttcttgatgGCAGCACTTTCTCCAAATTAGCTACACACTCAAGGAAGGTAAGTCttttaacataaaaacagtTGTTTGCGATATATCCTGCATTGTTATATTCTGggcacattttgtgtgtttgtaattaTAATTTTTGATATTAGTGAGACAAAATGGATGTTATAATGTCACACTGAGGTATCTCCAATAGAGTGAGACAAGCAGAATATATTGTCAATGATATATAAGTGTCGACCATAACACTAAACTTCACATTTATAGATGTTAGACCGTGATGCACTGCGAGCCAATGTTGCATAAAGCAGACtggtagaaaaaaataattaagtaGGAATTGAAGACAGAATCACTTCATAACAACATAGTTGTTTAATTGCATTAAACATCAAACGGAGATAGTATCTCAGCTCAGGGTTGGCTTATTTGTGGATTATTCAGCTCAAGTGCAGCTTCGCAACATAGTTTTGTAAACAGTGAAGTGAAGCTTCTCTGCAGCACTCAAAGGTTGTCTCTACTTATCTCTCCGGCAAAAGTTGCAAATAGACACCGTGTCCCACGAAGGACGTGAGACAGCTGCTTCTATTAATACCCTAGTCAGCCCTCTTTACCTACCACGAGTTCCCTGTGCCTTGTTCCTTTCTCACCACAGCGAGCCCTGCTCCTGACAATAACAAAGCATCCGGACAGACAGCAACACAGAAGAtcaacaaagcagcagcagctccagaggAGGCAAAACGCTGAAACACAGAGCTGTTTGAAAGCAGCTCTCAATAACCAACCAAGAGACTCGCACACCTGctgacacagaaaacatgaagtcCCTGCGATTCCTCGCTGCCGAGGGCTTCATCCAGACCGGTCCGAGTGCTCTGGAGAACCTCAGCTGTGTGTCTTTCAACCTCTACCCACTTGTCTTCAAGGCCTGCTACCTCCATGAGCAGGCCGACTTGCTGCATGCTTTGGTCCAGACTTGGCCTCTTCCTGAGCTCAACCTACAAAGACTCCTGGGAAAGACAATCGACTGTGAGTTGGATCTCACCTCCTGCACCTGCCGGCTTTGTCTGGTAGCAGTTCTGACTGGCCTAAAGGTACCTGAATGGTTGTGATTATAACACGCTTAATCATATTCATGTTGTCCTGTCATagttgtatttttcttgttAATGCCTTTGAATTGTCATAAATTGTCTTCAGTTAACTAGATAATTACCTTTAAAGACTTTTCAATAATATTCCCTTGTTTTCTAAGGATTATGTGCTGTCTCCTCCAAGAACTTATGCCAAGAACCTGCATGTGGTGGACCTGACTGCCCTTAAGGACATTGAGCAGCAGACCTGCCGCTGTCGGTCCACGCTGGGTCGATGGGCGAGAACCCAGCTCCTGACC
It encodes the following:
- the LOC111563791 gene encoding naked cuticle-like protein 3 isoform X1, which translates into the protein MGKFNSKHAPKRRQSPEGVSLASSVLTGQRELERSHIHKTKLTENLYLELRENKSHHDGNLSVVLPPKEILDRKNSFSFQIRKQPKKRNDHLADTECNVVLEDESRQEWVFTLYNFDNTGNVTKEDMSSLIHSMYEVIEASVKQPHGGTRSLKIKLVVTPSACSTAEKEQSEPEEERGPVRRIYCADENVERRKHYMDLAGIENFTSKFNNTDLPSEETSQALQHHLVAFRDNCMSPQSPRGLSIVHSLKNKAMQAGRDKTRAEGRPCRLHGQHSPSECPPAQTHPPASHSVLQRSHSRRLHSRVAGAASPLRHSGFAQPGRNRDIFSNLQPSCGVPVTQRHEHHHHHEHHHHHHHYHPS
- the LOC111563791 gene encoding naked cuticle-like protein 3 isoform X2, translating into MGKFNSKHAPKRRQSPEGVSLASSVLTGQRELERSHIHKTKLTENLYLELRENKSHHDGNLSVVLPPKEILDRKNSFSFQIRKQPKKRNDHLADTECNVVLEDESRQEWVFTLYNFDNTGNVTKEDMSSLIHSMYEVIEASVKQPHGGTRSLKIKLVVTPSACSKKEQSEPEEERGPVRRIYCADENVERRKHYMDLAGIENFTSKFNNTDLPSEETSQALQHHLVAFRDNCMSPQSPRGLSIVHSLKNKAMQAGRDKTRAEGRPCRLHGQHSPSECPPAQTHPPASHSVLQRSHSRRLHSRVAGAASPLRHSGFAQPGRNRDIFSNLQPSCGVPVTQRHEHHHHHEHHHHHHHYHPS